The following DNA comes from Microbacterium foliorum.
GCCGCGCTCGACGAGGGTGAGGCCACTGCGCGCATGCAGCAGCTCTACTCCGAGCCGATCAAGCCGGCGCTCATCACGCAGCGCCTCGCCGAGATCCGCGAGGCAGGCGTGACCGTCGCCGGATCCCTGACCCCGCAGCGCACGCAGGAGTTCTACGACACCGTCGCCGCGGCAGGCGTCGACCTGTTCGTCATCCGCGGCACCACGGTGTCGGCCGAGCACGTCTCGAGCGTCGACGAACCGCTCAACCTCAAGAAGTTCATCTACGACCTCGACGTCCCCGTCATCGTCGGCGGAGCCGCCACCTACACCGCGGCACTGCACCTGATGCGCACGGGGGCGGCCGGCGTCCTCGTCGGATTCGGCGGGGGAGCGGCATCGACCACCCGCGCCACTCTCGGCATCCATGCTCCGATGGCCACGGCCGTCTCGGACGTCGCCGCCGCCCGTCGTGATTACCTCGACGAGTCGGGCGGACGCTACGTGCACGTGATCGCAGACGGCGGCGTCGGAACGTCGGGCGACATCGTCAAGGCGCTCGCGATGGGGGCAGATGCGGTCATGCTCGGCGTCGCGCTCGCCCGCGCCACGGACGCACCCGGTCGCGGCTTCCACTGGGGTCCCGAAGCGCACCACCCGAAGCTCCCCCGCGGCCGCCGCGTCGAGGTCGGCGGCATCGGCACGCTCGAGGAGATCCTCTACGGTCCTGCCCCCGTCGCCGACGGCACGTCGAACCTGATCGGGGCGCTCCGCAAGTCGATGGCCACCACCGGATACTCCGACCTCAAGGAGTTCCAGCGGGTCGAGGTCGTCCTCGCGCCCTACGAGGCCTGAGGCACGCACGACGCTGTGACTTCTGCTGCTCTGTTCCCGCCCACGCTTCGCGAGGTCATGCTCCGGGGACGCTGGATCGGGATGCTCGTGCTGTGCCTGGTGGTCGCCGGTGTGTTCGCGTGGCTCGGCCAATGGCAGCTCGAGCGTGCGATAGAGACGGATCCACCTCCTGCCGGCGCGACCGAGCAGGTGCGCCCGTTGGCCGACGTCGTCGAGCCGGGGCAGTATCTGCCCGAACCGCTCGTCGGGCAGAAGGTCGAGACGACGGGGACCTGGATCCCCGATGACTTCCTCATCGTGGCGAGCCGCTTCAACGACGACGTCGAAGGCTACTGGGTGACCGGTCAGCTGCGGGTCGCTGAGCGCACGTCGATCGCGGTGGCCATCGGCTGGACGGCCGACCGTGCGGTCGCCGATGCGGCGGTTGCGGAGCTGAACGAGGGCGACGCGGAGGTGTCGATCGTCGGGCGGGTCATTTCGGACGAGGGGCCCTCCCTGCCGCCGAAGGACGATCCGCAGCGCATGGACCGGATGTCGACAGCCGCGCTCCTGAGCCACTGGCATGACATCGACGACCTCGATGTCTATCGGCCGTACCTGGCCTCGGTCACCGCGACCGCAGGTCTCACCGACATCTCTTCGCCCGCGCCCGACGAGCAGTCGCCGGTGAACTGGCTCAACATCTTCTATGCCGCCGAGTGGGCGATCTTCGCCGGGTTCGCCTTCTATCTCTGGTACCGACTCGCGAAGGACCAGTGGGAGCGAGAGGTCGAGGAGTTCGAAGACGCCGTGGCCACAGCCGGCGATCCCGCCTGACTCGACCCGCATTCGCGCGGAGGCCTGCGCGCATCTGAGCGCTTGCTCGCACGATGTTCCACCTTCGTCAGGGGCGCCTTCGGACGTTCGGTGAGGGCTTGGTTACCAATCGGAAAACTCCGTTGAGGTTGTCCGAGGGCCTCCGTATGCTCGCTCACATGTGCGTCAGCTGAGAGCTCGCACAGCCGCGGTTTCACGAGATCCGTCGCCAGACCACACCCGAGGAGACAACACAGATGATGTCCGCTCCCGACGCCGCGAACCGCCAGGTTCCCGGGTCAGATCGCAGAAGTCGGGGGCGTCTCGGCGTTCTCGCCGCCACCTGCGTCGCCGCACTGGGCGCCAGCGCCCTGATCGTCGCGCCAGCCTCCGCAGATGTCTCGGGAACCGGGGTGGTGATCAACGAGGCGTACCTCTCCGGAGGCAGCGCCGGTGCCGCGTTCACGAACAAGTTCGTCGAGCTCTACAACCCCACGGCGGCACCCGTCACCCTCGACGGGCTCTCACTGCAGTACCGATCCGCGACGGGCACCGCAGCCTCCAACGGCGTCGCACCGCTGACCGGCGTCATCCCCGCGGGCGGCCACTATCTCGTTCAGGCAGGCAGCAACGGAGCCAACGGCGCCGCACTGCCCACGGCCGACGCCGTGAGCACCCTCAACCCCAGCGGCACGAACGGCACACTCGCACTCGTCGAGGGCACGGCGGCGATCACGCTGACCCCCGGCTCGGTCACAGGTGTCGACGGTGTCATCGACGTGCTCGGCTACGGCACCTCGAACACGTTCGAGACCGCCGCGGCGACGCCGCCCGCAGGGAACACCGACGTCAAGTCGCTCAACCGCACCGGCGGCAAGGACACCGACGACAACAAGGCCGACTTCAGCCTGTCGCCGACCATCACGCCGCAGAACGCCGGCACCGTTCCCGATCCGGACCCGGACCCAGAGCCCGAGCCCGAGCCGACCGAGGTGTCCATCGCCGAGGTGCAGGGCACGACGGACGTCTCGCCGCTGAACGGCCAGACCGTCACGGTCGAGGGCGTCGTCACGGCCGACTACCGGACCGGCGGCTACAAGGGCATCGTCATCCAGACCGAGGGCTCCGGCGGGTCGAACGACGCGACGCCGGGAGCATCAGACGGTGTCTTCGTCTTCCTGAACGCGCTCGCTCCCACGCTCGCGATCGGAGACCTCGTCTCGATCACCGGCTCGGTCAGCGAGTACTTCGGCCAGACCCAGCTCAACCCGGCGTCGCTGAACGGCATCTCCGTGGTGCAGGCAGGCGTGGGCGTTCCTGAGGTCACGCCTCTTCCTGACGCCGCAGTCGGCGTCGACCGCGAGCAGTACGAGAACATGTACGTGGCTCCCGCGGGCACATACCGCCTCGCGTCCAGCCACCAGCTCTTCAACTTCGGAACGCTCTGGTTGAACGCCGGCGCCGACCTGAACGTCAAGAGCACCGAGACCACGCGTCCGGGCGCCGAGGCCTCGGCGATCGCGGCGGCCAACCGGGCCAACCGCATCCTGCTCGATGACGGATGGTCGATCCAGGTCTCGAACAGCGGCCACCCGAACGACCAGCCGTACTTCACCAAGGACCTCATCGTCCGCAACGGCGACACCGTCGACTTCAGCGACAGCGGATACGTGCTCCAGTACGGCTTCGACGACTGGCGTCTGCAGCCGGTCGTGCCGATCGACAGCACCTCGTCCGCCGAGCTGAAGGTGGGATTCGAGGCGACGAACCCTCGCGCTGACTCGGCTCCGGCGGTGGGCGGCGATGTGCAGGTGGCATCGTTCAACGTCTTCAACTACTTCACGACGCTGAAGAGCGAGAACTCGAACGCCCGGGGCGCGGCGAACGCGGCCCAGTTCGAGATCCAGAAGTCGAAGATCGTCGCGGCGATCAACGGACTGGACGCTGAGATCGTGTCGCTGATGGAGATCGAGAACTCGATCAAGCTGGGCGGCACCCTCGATGAGGCGCTCGCCGACCTGGTCGACGGACTCAACGACGCGCTCGGCAGCGAGGAGTGGGACTACGTCCGCACCCCCGACGAGCTGAACGACTCGGCGACGACCGACTTCATCACCAACGCGATCATCTACAAGAAGGATGCCGTCGGCACCGTCGGTGAGAGCCTCACGGTCACGGATGAGACGGTGTGGAACAACGCGCGCGAGCCGATCGCGCAGGCGTTCGACATCGACGGGCGCGTCGTCACCGTGGTGGCGAACCACTTCAAGTCGAAGTCGGCGCCCGAGGGCGGCGGCACCGAGCCGGCTGACGGTCAGGGCTTCTTCAACGCCGATCGTGTGAAGCAGGCCAACTCGCTCAAGAGCTTCACCGAGGAGATCGAAGAGGTCACGGGGAGCAGCGACATCCTGCTCATCGGCGACTTCAACGCCTACGCGAAGGAAGACCCGATCGAGGTCTTCACGAGTGAGGGGTGGAGCGACGTCGCAGGCGAGAAGGCGCCGGGCCAGCACACGTACACGTTCGACGGCGAGCTCGGCTCGCTCGATCACGTGCTCGCGTCACCGTCGCTGGCCGAGTCGATCACGGGCGCAGGCGTGTGGAGCATCAACTCTCCGGAGTGGAGCGATCGCGGATACGCGTTCGGCGCCACCGAGGCGGGCACGCCGTTCCGCTCCAGCGACCACGACCCGATCGTCGTCGGAGTCTCTTCTGAGATCCCGCCGGTGAGCATCGACGTCGTCACGATGAACGATTTCCACGGGCGCATCGAAGCCGACGGGGCTGCCGCGGGCGCGGCGGTCGTCGCGGGAGCGGTGCAGCAGTTCCGCTCGGAGAACCCGAACACGATCTTCGCCGGCGTCGGCGACCTGATCGGGGCCTCGACGTTCACCTCGTTCATCAACGACGACAACCCCACGATCGACGCGCTCAACGCGGCCGGTCTCGACGTCAGCGCTGCGGGCAACCATGAGTTCGACCAGGGCTGGGAAGACCTGCGAGACCGCGTGCAGGACCGCGCGGACTGGGAGTACATCTCGTCGAACGTGTTCGTCACCGAGACCGGCGAGCCCGCGCTCGCACCGGCATGGGTGAAGGAACTCGACGGCGTGCGCGTCGGTTTCGTCGGCGCAGTCACCGAAGACCTCGACTCGCTCGTGTCCCCTGAGGGCATCGCGGATCTCGAGGTGCGCAGCATCGTCGATTCGGTGAACGCCGTGGCCGACGACCTCCGCGACGGAGACGCAGCCAACGGAGAGGCGGATGTCGTCATCCTCCTCGTCCACGAGGGCGCTTCCAGTGCCGAGCTGTCGAGCATCACTCCGGACTCGCCTCTGGGCGAGATCGTCTACGGGGTCGATGAAGACGTCGACGCGATCGTGTCGGCTCACACTCACCTCGCGTACAACCACGTCATCGACGGCCGCCCGGTCATCTCGGCAGGGCAGTACGGCGAGAACCTCGGTCTCATGAACCTCCAGGTCGACCCGAAGACGAAGGACCTGATCTCGATCACCAACGAGATCAAGCCCCTCACCTCCGGCGGAACCGCCCTGTACCCGGCGGTTCCCGAGGTCGCCGACATCGTCGCGAAGGCGAAGGCCGAGGCAGACGTGCTCGGCGCGGTCAAGGTCGGAGACATCACCGCCGACTTC
Coding sequences within:
- a CDS encoding GuaB3 family IMP dehydrogenase-related protein → MEIELGRGKRARRAYTFDDIAVVPSRRTRNPEDVSTAWTIDAFGFGIPVLGAPMDSVVSPQTAIMLGQLGGLGVLDLEGLWTRYENPEPLLAEIAALDEGEATARMQQLYSEPIKPALITQRLAEIREAGVTVAGSLTPQRTQEFYDTVAAAGVDLFVIRGTTVSAEHVSSVDEPLNLKKFIYDLDVPVIVGGAATYTAALHLMRTGAAGVLVGFGGGAASTTRATLGIHAPMATAVSDVAAARRDYLDESGGRYVHVIADGGVGTSGDIVKALAMGADAVMLGVALARATDAPGRGFHWGPEAHHPKLPRGRRVEVGGIGTLEEILYGPAPVADGTSNLIGALRKSMATTGYSDLKEFQRVEVVLAPYEA
- a CDS encoding SURF1 family protein, coding for MLRGRWIGMLVLCLVVAGVFAWLGQWQLERAIETDPPPAGATEQVRPLADVVEPGQYLPEPLVGQKVETTGTWIPDDFLIVASRFNDDVEGYWVTGQLRVAERTSIAVAIGWTADRAVADAAVAELNEGDAEVSIVGRVISDEGPSLPPKDDPQRMDRMSTAALLSHWHDIDDLDVYRPYLASVTATAGLTDISSPAPDEQSPVNWLNIFYAAEWAIFAGFAFYLWYRLAKDQWEREVEEFEDAVATAGDPA
- a CDS encoding ExeM/NucH family extracellular endonuclease: MMSAPDAANRQVPGSDRRSRGRLGVLAATCVAALGASALIVAPASADVSGTGVVINEAYLSGGSAGAAFTNKFVELYNPTAAPVTLDGLSLQYRSATGTAASNGVAPLTGVIPAGGHYLVQAGSNGANGAALPTADAVSTLNPSGTNGTLALVEGTAAITLTPGSVTGVDGVIDVLGYGTSNTFETAAATPPAGNTDVKSLNRTGGKDTDDNKADFSLSPTITPQNAGTVPDPDPDPEPEPEPTEVSIAEVQGTTDVSPLNGQTVTVEGVVTADYRTGGYKGIVIQTEGSGGSNDATPGASDGVFVFLNALAPTLAIGDLVSITGSVSEYFGQTQLNPASLNGISVVQAGVGVPEVTPLPDAAVGVDREQYENMYVAPAGTYRLASSHQLFNFGTLWLNAGADLNVKSTETTRPGAEASAIAAANRANRILLDDGWSIQVSNSGHPNDQPYFTKDLIVRNGDTVDFSDSGYVLQYGFDDWRLQPVVPIDSTSSAELKVGFEATNPRADSAPAVGGDVQVASFNVFNYFTTLKSENSNARGAANAAQFEIQKSKIVAAINGLDAEIVSLMEIENSIKLGGTLDEALADLVDGLNDALGSEEWDYVRTPDELNDSATTDFITNAIIYKKDAVGTVGESLTVTDETVWNNAREPIAQAFDIDGRVVTVVANHFKSKSAPEGGGTEPADGQGFFNADRVKQANSLKSFTEEIEEVTGSSDILLIGDFNAYAKEDPIEVFTSEGWSDVAGEKAPGQHTYTFDGELGSLDHVLASPSLAESITGAGVWSINSPEWSDRGYAFGATEAGTPFRSSDHDPIVVGVSSEIPPVSIDVVTMNDFHGRIEADGAAAGAAVVAGAVQQFRSENPNTIFAGVGDLIGASTFTSFINDDNPTIDALNAAGLDVSAAGNHEFDQGWEDLRDRVQDRADWEYISSNVFVTETGEPALAPAWVKELDGVRVGFVGAVTEDLDSLVSPEGIADLEVRSIVDSVNAVADDLRDGDAANGEADVVILLVHEGASSAELSSITPDSPLGEIVYGVDEDVDAIVSAHTHLAYNHVIDGRPVISAGQYGENLGLMNLQVDPKTKDLISITNEIKPLTSGGTALYPAVPEVADIVAKAKAEADVLGAVKVGDITADFNRARQANGSENRGGESTIGNFVADVQKWSTGADIALINPGGIRANLTYASSNANDPNGNVTYREAATVQPFANTLVTLSLTGAQLKGVLEEQWQPAGSARPFLKLGVSEGLVYTYDPAAAQGSRITSITLDGTQIDPTANYTVAANSFLAAGGDNFFTFREGAGKRDTGKIDLQSMVDWFDANQTATPDLAQRAVGVSVSAPDADGYSAGDQVTVALSSLAFSAGEQAPGEVTLSLGGTQLAAGAVDPTIVDATDEGGRSSLGFTVPSGVFGEQVLTVAVAGTGTTVQVPFTIAGEEPAEFAGSIDLGSSKVAAGKKLTVTGEGYLPDETVTVELRPKKGSAVEVGTVQVKTDGTFSTSVTVPKSTQPGKYTVAVSQADGDEATATVTVNRAGGIGGIIGGIIDWLWDLLNGWF